In a genomic window of Leisingera caerulea DSM 24564:
- a CDS encoding N-acetylmuramoyl-L-alanine amidase, with protein MKLAIVVGHNARAQGAVRPDTGETEFAWNSRLAKMILAEAKRFPGIDVRTFFRARGGTYGDEIRRVYRETDDWGADATCELHFNSHHNPQATGTETLSSGSAASLRYCEALQTRMLAALGLKNRGRKVVRTGRGAASLIAGRAPAALIEPFFGSSPKGQQATDEPHEMQALARAILIATQDAFL; from the coding sequence ATGAAACTTGCAATCGTGGTCGGGCACAACGCCCGGGCGCAGGGCGCTGTGCGTCCTGATACTGGCGAAACGGAATTTGCCTGGAACAGCCGTCTCGCTAAGATGATCCTCGCGGAGGCCAAGAGGTTTCCGGGAATTGACGTCCGAACCTTTTTCCGGGCGCGTGGTGGCACCTACGGCGATGAGATCCGGCGTGTCTATCGTGAAACCGATGACTGGGGCGCAGACGCCACCTGTGAGCTGCATTTCAACAGTCACCACAATCCGCAGGCCACCGGCACGGAAACCCTTTCCAGCGGCTCCGCTGCTTCCCTGCGCTACTGCGAGGCGCTGCAAACCCGGATGCTCGCCGCACTTGGCCTGAAAAACCGGGGGCGGAAGGTTGTTCGGACCGGCCGGGGCGCCGCCAGCCTGATTGCAGGGCGTGCGCCGGCCGCCTTGATCGAGCCTTTCTTTGGGTCCTCGCCCAAGGGTCAGCAGGCCACTGATGAGCCGCATGAGATGCAGGCGCTGGCCAGAGCCATTCTGATTGCAACGCAGGACGCGTTTCTGTGA